The genome window GCTGCCCGCATCCAGTGATACCACCACATGGCGCACTCCACCGATCATCGCCGCATTGCCGAGGCGCTTCGCCTGACCGATCGTATAGCGCCCCACACCTTCATGCTGTCCCAGCACATGGCCATCCCGGTCCACAATCTCTCCCGGCTCCAGCGCATCAGGGCGGAAACGGGCCACGACATCGGCATAGGTGCCAGCCGGAACGAAGCAGATATCCTGACTGTCCGGCTTACGTGCCACCGCCAGCCCCAACCGCTCGGCATGGGCGCGCACGTCATCCTTGCTTTCCATTCCCCCCAGCGGGAACAGGCTGACATCCAGCTGATCCCGCGTGGTGGCGAACAGAAACCAGCTCTGATCGCGGGAAAGATCGACCGCGCGATGCAGTTCCGCTCCGTCCGGTCCGTCAATACGCCGCACATAATGGCCGGTCGCCAGACGCTCCGCCCCCAGATCACGCATCAGGGTGGTCAGATCGGCGAATTTGACCGTCTGGTTGCAGCGGATGCACGGAACAGGGGTTTCCCCTGCGGCATAGGCATCAGCAAAATCAGCCATCACCGCATTGCGAAAGCGTTCTTCCGCATCAATCACGTAATGCGGGAAGCCAAGCCGGTCAGCGACCCGCCTGGCATCGTAAATATCCTGCCCGGCGCAGCAGGCTCCTTTCCGCTTCGCCGCCGCTCCGTGATCATAGAGTTGCAGCGTCACGCCGATCACCTCGTGCCCGGCCTCCTGAAGCAATCCGGCGACGACGGAGCTGTCAACCCCGCCGGACATCGCGACCAGGACACGCATCGGTGATCAGCCTCCGGCGTTACGGCTGCCGGATGGCAGGCGCACGACCAGCCCGTCCAGAGCCTCGGTCATCACCAGCTGGCAGCCGAGGCGGGAGGTTTTCTGCAGGCCGAATGCCAGATCAAGCATGTCTTCCTCATCCTCGGTCGGCTGTTCCAGACGGTCGAACCATTCCGGATCAACGATCACATGGCAGGTCGAACAGGCCAGCGATCCTTCGCATGCGCCTTCAATATCCACGCCATGCTTATGGGCGATCTCCAGCACGGACAAACCAGCGGGGGCATCAACTTCCCGGTGCGTGCCATCCTGTTCGACGAAAGTCATCTTGGGCATTGCGTCTCGTTTCCGCATTCTTGTCGCACCCGGCACAGGCCGGGCGGCTGGGTCTCAAGTGGCGTCCTGACACAGAGAAATGGAGAGACCATCCCGCCACACCTGTGCCAGCGCGGCAACCGCGCGATCCACATCCGCGGCGGAGGTATAGCGTCCGATGCCAAGGCGCAAGCTTCGTGCCGCCTGCGCCCCGCTCACCCCCATTGCACGAAGCACATAGGATGGCTCAACCTCCGCGGATGTACAGGCGGAACCGGTGGACATCGCCAGCCATGGCAGCGCGGCCATAACCTGCTGCGCTGTCCTGTCTCTCGCAATATCAGGGGGAAAAGCCACGTTCAGATTGCCCGCCACCCGCTGTTCGAGGGAACCATTGACGCTCACCCCCGGCACAGCCTGCCGCAGAAGGGACAGCAGACGATCCCGCAGCCCGGCGATACGCACGGCTTCGGCCTCCCCTTCCTGACGGGCAATGGCGCAGGCCGCGCCGAACCCCACGATCAACGGCGCGGGCAGGGTGCCGGAGCGCAAGCCGCGCTCCTGCCCGCCGCCGGAGAAAAGCGGCTCCAACCGTATGCGCGGGCGGCGGCGCACATACAGCGCTCCGATCCCTTTCGGGCCATACATTTTATGGGCGCTCAACGACATCAGATCGATCCGCGCCTCGCCACTGCCGACCGAAAACGGGATTTTCCCGGCGGCCTGCGCCGCATCCGTATGAAACAGGGCCCCCCGCTCATGCGCCAGACGGGACAGGGTGGCGATATCCTGAATCACACCCGTCTCATTATTGACCGTCATCACGCTGACCAGCAACGCAGGCAGCGTCAGCGCCTCCCGCAATACCTGCGGGTCAAGCAGCCCGTCAGCCCCGACCGGCAGGATCACCGGCTCGAACCCTTCCCGCGCCAGATCATGAACGGATTCCAGAACGCATTTATGCTCGGTGGCCACGGTGATGATGCGGCGAGGCGCAGATGGCGCATGATGCAGGGCAAAGCGGGCCGCACCCTTGATTGCCAGATTATTGGCCTCGGTCGCACCGGAGGTGAACACGATCTCCCTCGCCTCCGCGCCGATCAGCGCCGCCACGCTGTCCCGGGCCTGCTCTACCAGGCCAGCGACCTTCTGACCGGATTCATGAGCGGTGCTGTGCGGATTGGCTGACATCTCCGTCCATAAGGGCACCATCGCCTGCACAACACGTGGATCGCAGGGCGTCGTCGCCTGATAATCAAGATAAAGGGGCGTGTCCGGCAAACTCATCACCGGGCCGATATGGGATGAGACACAGAGAAAGGAAAGGGCGAAGAAGACGGCTCTGCCCTCAACCGGGCAGCCATGGTGGCATAGGCATCCATAAATGCCTGCACCTCCACCTCTGTCACGTTCCATGGCAACGAGACCCGGATTGCCTCCCCCGCCTGCTGCCCGAACCCCATCGCCGCCAGCACATGACTGCGTGATACCTTGCCGGAACTGCACGCAGAGCCGGCTGAAACCTGGATACCGGCCAGATCAAGCGCCATGACCTGACGATGTGCCGCCACACCGGGCAGGATCAGACATGAGGTGTTGGGCAAACGTCCCAGCCTCGCGCCTCCACCTGCCACCACCGCCCCTGCCAGGGTGGCCGCCTGTTCCAGCCTGTCTCTCAATTCAATCAGTCGGGCGGACGCTCCTCTTTGCTCATCCGGAGACAGAGTCTGCATGGCCGCACGGGCAGCCGCAGCAAAAGCGCTGATCGCCGGCAAGGCCGGAGTGCCGCCGCGCCAGCCTCTCTCCTGACCACCCCCTTTCATCAGCGGCCTGACATCCCGATGCGCCGCATCACGCAGCAGCAGTGCGCCAACCCCCGGAACGCCTCCCAGCTTATGCGCAGACAAAGCCATGCTGTCCGCATCCAGCGTCCTCATCGACACCTCCATCCGACCAGCCGCCTGCGCAGCATCAACATGCAGAAATGCGCCATACTGGCGGCAGAGCACGGCAGCCTGCGCCACCGGCTGGATGACACCCGTCTCGTTATTGGCGAGCATGAGGCACACCAGAGCCTGGCCGCCCTGCGCCAGCCGCGCTTCCAGATCATGCAGATCAGTCACACCTTCGTGATCAATACCAATCATTTCCGCATCAGGGCGACAGGACAGCAAAGCAGGATGCTCCGTCGCACCGAGGAGCAAACGACGGCCGACCCCCAGCACATGCACGGCAAGACTGTCCGCCTCCGTACCGCCGGAGGTGAAAATCACCTCATCAGGCCCGGCTCCATAGAGCATCGCCAGAGTTTCACGAGCCGTTTCCTGCCGGTCTCTCGCCCGCCGCCCTGCACGATGCAGCGAAGATGGATTGCCCGGCTCCCGGACCGCATCCTGCCATGCCGTTACTGCCTCCGGGCGTACCGGCTCAGAAGCATTCGCATCCAGATAAACTGACAGCGGTACCACGACTCTCGACTCCCTTTGCGGTCTGCCGGAACGGAAAATCAGTCATCAGGCAGCCATAGCAGGACAGGCAGGCCACAATTTAATGGCTTATTCATGTGCTTTTTGTTAGCAAAAGTGACTGCTGGTACAATATGATGGTCAAACAGGGCTGCTGCTTGCAGCAGGATAATAGAATAGCAAAAGGAAAAAGGGACGGTACAGTGGCCGCAGAAACGCTCGCCGTTGCCGGGTTCGCGGGACATCCTGGTCCTTCACGTCCGCTTCCGGTTCAGACATTCGCACCGCTACAGAACCAGATATCCCGATCGCATCCTAAAAATATTAGGTCAGACCCCGATACGTGACGGCACCGTCATGTGACGGCTGGCCTTAATATCCAGCAAACATATGTCCGGAGCAACCGGATAATGATGGCCTCGGCGCGTGCCCGTTGCACGCAGTCGATCAGAGAACGGAATTAAACTGCTCATGCCTGAGGTAATGTTCGCCGGCCCCGATGGTCGGCTCGAAGGTCGTTACCACCATTGCAAGGAAGCGGGCGCGCCGCTCGCCCTGATACTTCATCCCCATCCGTTGCACGGGGGGACAATGAATAACCGAATCACCTATAGCATGTACCAGTCGTTTCAGCGACTGGGCTTTTCCGTGATGCGCTTCAACTTCCGCGGTGTCGGTCGCAGCCAGGGCCGGTATGATGGCGGGATTGGTGAAATTGGTGATGCCGCCGGGGCGCTGGACTGGATGCAGTCTGTCAACCCGAACCACGGCAGGCTGTGGATCGCCGGCTACTCCTTCGG of Granulibacter bethesdensis contains these proteins:
- the mnmA gene encoding tRNA 2-thiouridine(34) synthase MnmA, which codes for MRVLVAMSGGVDSSVVAGLLQEAGHEVIGVTLQLYDHGAAAKRKGACCAGQDIYDARRVADRLGFPHYVIDAEERFRNAVMADFADAYAAGETPVPCIRCNQTVKFADLTTLMRDLGAERLATGHYVRRIDGPDGAELHRAVDLSRDQSWFLFATTRDQLDVSLFPLGGMESKDDVRAHAERLGLAVARKPDSQDICFVPAGTYADVVARFRPDALEPGEIVDRDGHVLGQHEGVGRYTIGQAKRLGNAAMIGGVRHVVVSLDAGSRRVVVGPAGTAQRRIVLSEVNWLMTPPVAPISCMVKLRARETPHPATVRVIESGVEVILETEALPAPGQACVFYDGDRVLGGGFIRKSVSQVIDVPAGTAVSAAPNLAV
- a CDS encoding ferredoxin family 2Fe-2S iron-sulfur cluster binding protein — encoded protein: MPKMTFVEQDGTHREVDAPAGLSVLEIAHKHGVDIEGACEGSLACSTCHVIVDPEWFDRLEQPTEDEEDMLDLAFGLQKTSRLGCQLVMTEALDGLVVRLPSGSRNAGG
- a CDS encoding cysteine desulfurase family protein, translated to MSLPDTPLYLDYQATTPCDPRVVQAMVPLWTEMSANPHSTAHESGQKVAGLVEQARDSVAALIGAEAREIVFTSGATEANNLAIKGAARFALHHAPSAPRRIITVATEHKCVLESVHDLAREGFEPVILPVGADGLLDPQVLREALTLPALLVSVMTVNNETGVIQDIATLSRLAHERGALFHTDAAQAAGKIPFSVGSGEARIDLMSLSAHKMYGPKGIGALYVRRRPRIRLEPLFSGGGQERGLRSGTLPAPLIVGFGAACAIARQEGEAEAVRIAGLRDRLLSLLRQAVPGVSVNGSLEQRVAGNLNVAFPPDIARDRTAQQVMAALPWLAMSTGSACTSAEVEPSYVLRAMGVSGAQAARSLRLGIGRYTSAADVDRAVAALAQVWRDGLSISLCQDAT
- a CDS encoding cysteine desulfurase family protein, which encodes MVPLSVYLDANASEPVRPEAVTAWQDAVREPGNPSSLHRAGRRARDRQETARETLAMLYGAGPDEVIFTSGGTEADSLAVHVLGVGRRLLLGATEHPALLSCRPDAEMIGIDHEGVTDLHDLEARLAQGGQALVCLMLANNETGVIQPVAQAAVLCRQYGAFLHVDAAQAAGRMEVSMRTLDADSMALSAHKLGGVPGVGALLLRDAAHRDVRPLMKGGGQERGWRGGTPALPAISAFAAAARAAMQTLSPDEQRGASARLIELRDRLEQAATLAGAVVAGGGARLGRLPNTSCLILPGVAAHRQVMALDLAGIQVSAGSACSSGKVSRSHVLAAMGFGQQAGEAIRVSLPWNVTEVEVQAFMDAYATMAARLRAEPSSSPFPFSVSHPISAR